In one Methanobrevibacter arboriphilus genomic region, the following are encoded:
- a CDS encoding peptidase: MKKTKYSLKKLGINEISSNYVSKKRFSDGSQYKFEVPGIQNPSTLISLISACEEKDVKIHRVTQTKGIMFLTDEEIEEMVKLAKSNMLDLFLSVGPRAVYDTSATAQTKEGSRIGYRLRGYDNLVYAIEDVKRALNLGVRRIVIYDEGLLYVLAKMRENGEIAKDTKFKLSAHAGAANPASAKLFESIGLNSFNPVRDLSISMIGSIRDAIDIPIDIHTENPKSTGGFIRHYEVPEIIRVASPVYLKTGGSVAKHHNWETTSVEAKKRIKQVVLVQNVIDRYYPEAIVSK; the protein is encoded by the coding sequence ATGAAAAAAACTAAATATTCTCTTAAAAAACTTGGAATCAATGAAATTAGCTCTAATTATGTTTCAAAAAAGAGATTTTCTGATGGTAGTCAGTATAAATTTGAAGTTCCAGGTATTCAAAATCCTTCAACTTTAATTTCTTTAATCTCTGCTTGTGAAGAAAAAGATGTTAAAATTCATAGAGTGACTCAGACAAAAGGAATCATGTTTTTAACCGATGAAGAAATTGAAGAAATGGTCAAATTAGCTAAATCTAATATGTTAGATCTTTTTTTAAGTGTTGGACCTCGTGCTGTATATGATACTAGTGCTACAGCTCAAACTAAAGAAGGTTCAAGGATAGGATATCGTCTCAGAGGTTATGATAACTTAGTTTATGCAATTGAAGATGTAAAAAGAGCATTAAATTTAGGAGTTAGGAGAATAGTAATTTATGATGAAGGTCTTTTATATGTGTTAGCTAAAATGAGAGAAAACGGAGAAATAGCTAAGGACACTAAATTTAAGCTTTCTGCACATGCTGGTGCTGCTAATCCTGCTTCTGCAAAGTTATTTGAATCTATTGGTTTAAATTCTTTTAATCCTGTTCGAGATTTGTCTATTTCTATGATTGGAAGTATTAGGGATGCAATTGATATTCCTATTGATATTCATACAGAAAATCCAAAGTCTACTGGGGGATTTATACGTCATTATGAAGTCCCTGAAATAATTAGGGTAGCATCTCCTGTTTATCTGAAAACTGGTGGTTCAGTAGCTAAACATCATAATTGGGAAACTACATCTGTTGAAGCTAAAAAAAGAATTAAACAGGTGGTTTTAGTTCAAAATGTAATTGATAGATATTATCCAGAAGCTATTGTTTCTAAATGA
- a CDS encoding fumarate hydratase, whose amino-acid sequence MNLSSKIEKGLIKASTSYPKDRISAFKRSLNQETNENARWALELMLKNAKIANKQKLPLCDDTGIPHVFIELGKNTSLSSNLLESIKIGIARGLKNLPGRPMAVRGNDIERLGQSKGLYDQSEKVVTPSFSIENSNDEDLSDNIKIHLLLLGGGPEIRAKTYRVFHKRDYKEVLNVAVERFENTLKLLGCTPSIPAIGIGRTHFEANSLVMKAMIYGNLNYQSEIEDYIMNKLNKTNIGPMGLGGKTTVLGSFVKIGPQRASGVRILATRPCCFVEPRSVSISIS is encoded by the coding sequence ATGAATTTATCATCAAAAATAGAAAAAGGATTGATAAAAGCAAGTACTTCTTACCCTAAAGATAGAATAAGTGCTTTTAAGAGAAGTTTAAATCAGGAAACCAATGAAAATGCAAGATGGGCATTGGAACTTATGCTTAAAAATGCAAAAATTGCAAATAAGCAAAAACTTCCTCTATGTGATGATACTGGAATTCCACATGTTTTTATAGAATTAGGTAAAAATACATCATTATCCTCAAATTTATTAGAGTCAATTAAAATAGGAATAGCTAGAGGTCTTAAAAATTTACCTGGTAGGCCAATGGCTGTTAGAGGAAATGATATAGAGAGGCTTGGTCAGTCTAAAGGTCTTTATGATCAAAGTGAAAAGGTTGTAACTCCTTCATTTTCAATAGAAAATTCTAATGATGAAGATTTGTCTGATAACATTAAGATTCATCTTTTATTGTTGGGAGGAGGTCCAGAAATAAGGGCTAAAACTTATAGGGTTTTCCATAAAAGGGATTATAAAGAAGTTTTAAATGTGGCTGTGGAGAGATTTGAAAATACTCTGAAACTTTTAGGATGTACTCCTTCTATACCTGCTATTGGCATCGGTAGGACACATTTTGAAGCTAATTCTTTGGTGATGAAAGCTATGATTTATGGCAATTTAAATTATCAATCAGAAATCGAAGATTATATAATGAATAAGCTTAATAAAACTAATATTGGACCAATGGGGCTAGGTGGGAAGACAACTGTTCTCGGATCATTTGTAAAAATAGGTCCTCAAAGAGCAAGTGGTGTTAGAATATTAGCTACTCGTCCTTGTTGTTTTGTTGAACCTAGATCAGTAAGTATTTCTATCAGTTAG